DNA from Hippocampus zosterae strain Florida chromosome 18, ASM2543408v3, whole genome shotgun sequence:
CCTCTCAAGGGATACAGTGGCTTCTGGTCTTGTGGAAAGTTTTGACATGAAGTTGTAAAAGTTACAACTTCATTTTCATACAGGTGCTCTCCAAATCATGCGACTTAACTGAGCGTGATGTCTTTTTCTCTGTGTATTTATGTTgcacattttagtttttgttgttgttgttgttgttgttttttttttttttgcatggctcGAATACTGCTTTGGAATGTCTTCAGTGAAATGTTCCAGATTTTTCCGAACCCCCAAGCAAATCAttgaagtagtttttttttgtgattatgCAGACAAGGTGTAAGAAATGCTTGATTTATGTTCTTGATTCACTACTACAGTGAAATGGCCCTTCGTGTTTTCTCCCACTAAACCTATTACCCAATCACATATGGCACACGCCGTCTTTCCTATCGAGGCAGCATATGTAGATTAAATTAGATTGAGGGGTAATCCTTGACTAACTCCACATTTCATCCGGAATTCGGTTTTGCCATCAAATATGCTCCCCTTTAGTTCATCCCGGATTATGTTCACACACTTTTCATGGAATTTTCAGCTTGATTTACAATAACGCACTTGTGAACGGACACAAAGATGCCTTGTGCGATGCCTCAAACAGTGCAATTGATCCAGTGGTTGTCATGGTTACCCAAGTATTGCGTTTGAGAAGCCTCCCGCTGAAAAGCCGTCTTACGCTGTACATCTTTGTGCCACCCGGGTTACACAGTCAACAGGTGTCATTGCTTCAAGAGACAATAAGACAGCCCTTGTTGTCATTGAGATGATGCCGGTTCGAAAAGAGTTGTCAAAAGTGTAACAAATACCCCAATGATCATCATCCAGGATGGAGGCGTCCTGCTTGGAGTTGGCCCTGGAAGGGGAGCGCCTGTGCAAGGCAGGGGACTGCAAAGGTGGCACGGCGTTCTTCGAGGCGGCTGTGCAGGTTGGCACGGATGACCTCAAGACCCTCAGCGCCATCTACAGCCAGCTGGGCAACGCCTACTTCTACCTGAAGGAGTATGGGAAAGCCCTAGAGTACCACAAGCACGATCTCACGCTGGCCAGGTGAGGAAAATTGCTGAAATTGCAGAACCCTCGGCGATGATTACAAACGCAAGCGATCGTCACCTGCGTCCTCATTTTCCATTTCTCTTCCAACACAgtttttggggttaaaaaaagTGCTAAATCACGTTTTTAACTGGACACCAACCAAGTCAAGTCCTGCATCAACCTGGATTTTTGATACAAACACTTTCAGTAAATTGTAATCACCACAGGCATGTTCGCTgtggagttattttttttttgggggggggattgtgtGTATGTAGGTGATGATTTGTTGTCGTGTTGTTCACACACGATgtgatggggggaaaaagtgagTGGACTTTGATTGAGGAGCTCGATGAGAAATCTGGTATCCCATTGTGAATCCAGGTGGTATTTCGTTAGCAGGGGGAGAGATTAAAGACCCCCAGGGGCAAGATTTACCTCGTTACATTACAGACCCGGCAGGGCCGCGGGGAGCTGGTCCCGGTGAACCCGCTCATTAAAAAGCTCTTTACTGCCTCTTCTAATTAAATCAAGTTTAAGCGCTGCACTTTACTAGATAAACCAGGGCCAGTTAATTTAATCAAGAATAGCTTTATTAACACAAGCAGTAACGCGCAGGCATCATGCTCTGGCAGGACAATCGGAGATCGAATCGGAGAAGGAAAAGCCAGCGGTAACCTTGGCAACACGCTGAAAGTGCTGTGTCGCTTTGACGAAGCCGCCGTCTGCTGCCAAAGACATTTGGACATCTCTCAAGAGCAAGGCGACAAGGTCCGAAGAGCTTCTCTGGATGTCACAACCACAgctatgtgtcttttttttttactcttaattGTGCTTTAGGTGGGTGAGGCCCGTGCGCTTTACAACATGGGCAACGTGTTCCATGCCAAAGGGAAGCAGCAGTTGTGGGGCTGTACCCAGGAGCCTGGAGACCTTCCCCCTGACGTCAGAGACACGCTGCAACGAGCCACGAGCTTTTACGAGTTTGTAGTCATCTTCACATTGAATGCCAATCAATGATACCATTGTAGAAATAGAATATGGCTTCATTAAAACGCGTTGGAAAAGAATTCTTTCCACAGTAAtggtggcccgtgacaaaacaTAAGTGTGATACTCCTGCTCTCTATGGTCTTTTTGCTAGGTTGAGCGTTAACATTACCTACATACTCAGTTGTGTGCTGTGTCTTCAGGATGAATTTGTGTTTGGTGAAAGAACTGGGCGATCGCGCCGCTCAGGGCAGAGCGTATGGCAACCTGGGCAACACGCACTACCTTCTGGGCAACTTTGTTGAAGCCATCAAATTCCACAGGCAGGTCAGACATACTGAGAGTTTACCTTCTCTCTTTATTACTTTTGCacatgtatgaattattttgttgttgttgttatgcgAGCATGGGACCAGTCAGAGACTCGGAGTTTGAGTCAGTAACTTGGCTGTCATTCGGTCTCATTGATATATAACAAGTTTGTCAGCTCGCTCTATGAGCGTGAGCATCTGTCACGTCACGCTTATTTGTTTTTCCGCTTGAATTTGCATGCACAGTGTTTTGGTGGGTTGAGTGCAATGCTATGCGGTTGGAGGGTCCCGGTCAACTGTCTCTGAGCTGCTGTCATGTACACGCCAGACAAAAGTCTGTGCTTTGCAAAAACTCTGAGATGGAGACAATTAGCACCATTTTACACTGTCAGGAAAGggcgtattttttttcccatgtcacTTTTCTGCATAAACAGCGCAAATAAGGAACGTCTGGAAACGGTCTACCCAGCAGTTTTCAGACAGGTGGATCAGCGTCTTAACAGAAGATAAAAGATGCTTACGTTTACGTAAAGCTCCTTTTATATTGCCTGTGTCATTTTTGcacctatttttcattttactgtTCTGCCTAAAAGCTTTGAACAGGACGAGAATAAGCTGACCTGGCAATTTTCCGCCTTCAGAGGTAGCGTCCGTGGTGCACCCGGGACGGGACTGTGCCTGTGTGTAAATCCCCCTTTTATATCGCCGTAAAAGCTCGGTTCTACCTTAATGGTGGCCTGGGGCTACATCGCAACTGTCTCGACAACTGCAGATCACAGACGCTGGCCGCACTGGGCCAGTACAAATCATATAAGTAAATGCATTCAAATGAACATGTACTTACATATTCAATGTTTTGAGTTTTATCTCCTCAAATTGCTCAATtatgcacattttttgttttgcctaTTTTTCGCCCATAACAATGTCTGAAGAATTGAAACGTGTATTATTTCATGAATATACATAGCCAGCacaatgtgtgtctgtgtataaaGACCcttctgaaaataaatgtggcCAGTGCAAACATTTGACTCTGACGTCATGCTCATCACTTAAATTTGCGTCCTGTCATCCACAGAGATTATCCATAGCAAAGGAGTTTGGCGACAAAGCGGCAGAGCGACGAGCCTACAGCAATTTGGGCAATGCTCTGATATTCCTGGGCCAGTTCAGCACAGCCACAGACTACTATAGGTGAGAGAAAAGCCAGTCTGACCTCTAGCGGTGGTTAAAGGAAGTGACACAAGCCGAATTATGGAGAGCAGCAGTCCCcgaagttatttatttttttgtgccacacAAAGGTTTCACGAACAACAATATTTTGACGCATGGTTATTGAAACAAATAatagatgattaaaaaatacaatatcgCGATAAAACCCACATTTTAAGTTGGACTATAAGTATAGTACCGGTACCATATTTAGGGAACGTTGACAACGGAGGAAACGAAttacacaaaatgacattttttttctcggtcTTGTAGAAAAACTCTGCAGCTGTCACGGCAGCTGAGGGACCAGGTGATGGAGGCCCAGGCCTGTTATAGCCTTGGAAACACctacacacttttgcagcaatATGACAAAGCCATAGAGTACCACCTCAAGCACCTGTATATTGCTCAGGATCTCACAGACAGGTAAAGCAATGGTTGGTGACATGACATTTACACAAAACCCAGCATACAAGTGAAAATGCATTCTGAGAACTGGGCGTGTTTTGTCAGAGTTGGCGAAGGCCGAGCCTGCTGGAGTCTGGGAAACGCCTATGTGTCTTTAGCCAATCACAAACAAGCGCTCCACTACGCCCGGAAACATTTGGAGATCTCCAAAGAAGTGAGGGCCTTTTTTCCATTAAAAGAAATGCATATTAAAGCTTCTGTGctttatttaaatttattttttacctcTGCCTATTTCTCTATATGACAGATTGGGGACAGGAACGGAGAGCTGACGGCCAGGATGAATGTGGAGCAGCTGATGGAGGCATTGGGTGTTAGCGACAGTGACCTTTCACCTTCTAGTTCAGAGTTTGAGATGCAAGGTGACACAACAATTTTAGTTGGTTTCGCTTTCGTTAGCTTCTTATCCGTTTTTGAGGCCTGATTTGGATGTGAAGCTATCCAATTAATCTCTCATGACTTGCATCTTTTTTgggtcacatgcacacacacacacacagccgtgTCAAGATGTGACGTGATTGTCGGCCGAGAGCTCACTTTTAAATTGTCCGTTTTCTCCACGGCATCCAAGCAGTCAAACAGACTCGTATTCATTTGTATCATAAAAGCCCTGACCACACCGTGGCCGCTGGCAACATGCTTCGTGTTGTCTCATGATGCTGTTTTTACGCTTCAAGGAGCCAGGCCCAAATTCACCAAGAGGAACAGCATGGACAGCGTTGAGCTGTGGAAGCTGTCTTCATATAAGGTAAAAATGCTTGTACACGGCGTCGCAAGTTGTCCATAGCTCTCGGCGTCCGGCCCTCACTCAATGACTTGCTTTCTGTAGGACGGTGAAGGCCACGAGACCGAAAGCATACCCAGAAGGTCTCCGAGTCAGACGCCGCAGAAAAGGAAAGGCTATCCTGATAGCCGGTTGTCGGATGGAAGGCCCTGGCTGGACTCTCCCGTGGATGCAGATGACATCAATCTGCAAGTCTTGCCTCCGCTGCCTGTGAGTAGACAACTCCAAGTCTCGTCCCTCAGGTGGTGGCTTAAACTTAAGCCAATAAGCAACTCTCTGGAGCATACCTCTGCCAAGAAGATTACATTTTCATTGCTGTTGCCGTTGTCTTAAAATCAGTCCTTCTCATATAGTAGAGCTTTTGCGCTTACTCCCTGTCCAGCATGTCCTCAGATCTCCTCTCATTTTTGTGACACAGTTAGCTAGTTAAATTGGGCATTCCTTTAATTTCCCAGGAGCTAGCTAGCTCAACATGATATAATAGCCCTCCCACAGTGGACAAGTACTCATCCCTCATCAGATTTGTCACATAACAGGCTTTTATAGCTGCCAATGCCTTATACACATACCCGAGCAAAGCAAGTGCAACTCCGAAACTATGTGCGCATCCACACAGCAACAGAATCTGCTGTCAGACAGCAACGTTTGCTTTTAACACAACAGCCTTGTGTCAGTTGTTAAATGACATGGAGACATTCCCTTGAACATTATACCGGTGTCCGGTACTGTCTTTAAAGGGAGAAGAGTGGACTTATTCCTCCATTTCATGTTGGTGCTGTTTACACAGGAAAGCGACACTGGGAGATACGATGGGAAAAATGCCAGGTTTTACATTGTTGGTGCACTCACCTGCTAGATTGGCAAGCCTCACTCCATTCATTTCCCACCTATGTTTCTGAGTTGCAGGCAAATTTGTAATTACATTGATAGcgaccttttattttattttttgttttgatttttgaaagGAAAATGCCAGCTCTGTAAGAGGGATTGTCGAGAGAGGCGTAATCTATAACAGCAAGGCGTAATATTGCGGGCGCGACGTTGACCTCCAGTTTCTTTAAGGTGCCAAACACTgtcacgaaacaaaaaaaaattgtgatttcatcGACAGCGCTAATGGGGCTCTTGACATACTAACTTTAGCAGGCTCGAGTACCTCATTTCAGTCACTTTGCAGCTGTCAGTGTTGCTGGAGAAAACAATACTGCAACATTAACAACTACCTTTTGTATACTTTCTGCTCGGCTGTAAATGGGGGGGTTTACTTGGTTTACTTGGTTTAATTCTTGGATTACTTACCAAGAATTAAttcaattctaaaaaaaaaagtctgtcaaTATTGATTCCACCTCATTCGTTATATTGCTGTATCGTTGGCATAGAAACAATGCTCGCTTGACATCGTTGCTTCTAGTTGTCCAAGTGTGGCCAACGTTGGCATGCAATCTACTCATAACTGCGCCTCACACCCGCCCTCTTCCCTCCCCCCCCACGAGCACTCTGATAATGTGACCTTGATCACAGAGGCACTTCCTACCCCCCTCCTCACCGCCAACCCTTCCCATAATGACTTGTTTTCCCACAGTGGCTGAATGGCACAAAAACGGCTAGCAGGAGAGAGTAGTGAGGGAGTGCGAAAAAGAgtcggggagggagggagagcatGTGCTTGAAAGCTGCAATAGAAGGACACAATTGGGGAGCAGAGGGGCTTTGAGGGATGCAAGGTGGTTGGGGGGGACCGAAGGGGAGAGGCAAGACAGAGGGTGAGTTGAGAAGAGGGAGCGCAGCAGCCGGTGagttgtttcattcattttcaattgaacAAAGTTAGCCTTCACTCTCACCGATGTCTTTACGTGTTGCTCTTCTTTCCTATGTCGGTTCAAagttaaaatgcaaatgatgaaaaaatgtgtcatttttgtctGTCGCTGCCAGCGGACTCCTGCTGACCTACTTCACATCATGCCGTCAGGCGTAGGGGCCGTAGCTTTTATTTTAAGCCCGAACACCGAATAcgactgtatatatgtattagGTGTGGCAATATCATTGGAATTAACTGAGACTACTCGCAGGAATTGCGCATAGCGAAGTTTGATGAAGGTCATGTCCACAAATGCTCATTATAGTTTCACATATTTTCCACGTGCtgggttgggggaaaaaaaagaagcataaaTCCTTAACAAAAGGTCACTGTCTGATGGCATACTTTTCCACAACAGGAACTTTACCCCCGAGCTTGGAACGTTTGGAGGACAATGAGAACTTTTGTCTCCGTTTTGTACCGGGCTAATTTATCAATGCCAAAAGAAGACTCTGCTGATCTGATTCTAACATTTTGAGGACTAAAACTCGTGTCTGCAAAATGTGTTAGAAATGCAGGCATATGGACACATCAAAGAAGACACTCACATTGCACTAATGGAGGTCTCTTGAGATTCCATCACTTCCCCATTTCACTCGATGGGAAAATCCTCATTAAGCGTCATTATGGGCATCCTGTTCGGCTATCTCGTGGGCAGGTTAGGTGTTTCCTAAAATGGCTgattgtgtgtgcgcatgtctgTGTGTTAGAAACTTGGCCGTGACCCTTCCGATGAGGACTGCTTTTTCGACCTGCTCAGCAAGTTCCAAAGCAGCCGCATGGATGATCAGCGCTGCCGCCTCGATGAACCACACAACGGCGACGGCCAAGGCGGTGCCGCCCTGAGCGACATTATCGGTCGGTTTCTTGGTCTTCCCGCATTGAGGCGCTGTGAAACTGACACCTTGCACCGCTTCCCCCAAGATCCCGCAGTGACCACCTCCCCCCAGACGGAGGAGCTCTTTGATTTGATCGCTAGCTCTCAAAGTCGCCGCCTGGATGACCAGCGCGTCAACGTGGGCAACCTCCCGGGTCTCAGGATCACACAGAACAACCTGGGACACTTGGTGGGGGAGGGAGAGCAGGAGCCCGGCGACGACTTCTTCAACATGCTCATCAAGTGCCAGGTAAGCGCTTGACCCATGGACATAATCAAGTGAAGTACTCCGCCCATGTGAAAGTCAACACAGTATCTCTTTGCCAGTGGATGTtgaatatttaacattttgCGTGTGACTGCAGTCCTCTCGGATCGACGACCAGCGGTGTTCCCCCCCCGAAGCGGGCCCCCATGCTCCCACAGTGCCTGACGAGGACTTCTTCAGCTTAATCCAGCGGGTACAGGCCAAGCGCATGGACGAGCAGCGTGTCCACCTGTCCAACGACGAGCAGGACAGTCCAGGAGAGGAGTCGCCCGATACCGAGCCGCCCGGCGGGTTCCCCAGCTAGGGATGCGGGagaaagcgccccccccccccatcgcccAGAGAAGATAATAAATGCACGTTAGGACGGGCTGCTTGCTAACAAAAATGTCCACGTGCGACAGGTGGTGCCATTAAATTAATATGTGTAAATATAATGGGGAAATATTCGCATTTTTGCACGACCATGAAATTTCTCAATATTTGACCGCCATCGTGCTCAATAACATAACTTGTGAACTCAGATCTGATGCCTTAATCAGCATTTTCTTTTCCCAGACTCAAGATTGTATTTGTAGAAGCACACCAACTGTTTAGGACTCATTTGAATTCTAGCGCTCAATGATTTTTGCACTGAAATCTAAAAACCAGTTTATGGACCTTAGTAATACATTGCGT
Protein-coding regions in this window:
- the gpsm1b gene encoding G-protein-signaling modulator 1b; amino-acid sequence: MDQSLANGVQQELASKRLHSRMEASCLELALEGERLCKAGDCKGGTAFFEAAVQVGTDDLKTLSAIYSQLGNAYFYLKEYGKALEYHKHDLTLARTIGDRIGEGKASGNLGNTLKVLCRFDEAAVCCQRHLDISQEQGDKVGEARALYNMGNVFHAKGKQQLWGCTQEPGDLPPDVRDTLQRATSFYEMNLCLVKELGDRAAQGRAYGNLGNTHYLLGNFVEAIKFHRQRLSIAKEFGDKAAERRAYSNLGNALIFLGQFSTATDYYRKTLQLSRQLRDQVMEAQACYSLGNTYTLLQQYDKAIEYHLKHLYIAQDLTDRVGEGRACWSLGNAYVSLANHKQALHYARKHLEISKEIGDRNGELTARMNVEQLMEALGVSDSDLSPSSSEFEMQGARPKFTKRNSMDSVELWKLSSYKDGEGHETESIPRRSPSQTPQKRKGYPDSRLSDGRPWLDSPVDADDINLQVLPPLPKLGRDPSDEDCFFDLLSKFQSSRMDDQRCRLDEPHNGDGQGGAALSDIIDPAVTTSPQTEELFDLIASSQSRRLDDQRVNVGNLPGLRITQNNLGHLVGEGEQEPGDDFFNMLIKCQSSRIDDQRCSPPEAGPHAPTVPDEDFFSLIQRVQAKRMDEQRVHLSNDEQDSPGEESPDTEPPGGFPS